The Paenibacillus sp. MBLB1832 genome has a window encoding:
- a CDS encoding aminotransferase class I/II-fold pyridoxal phosphate-dependent enzyme, which yields MTFTGSRRLQQLGSAIFSEVAEWKREVMNQGVDVIDLGIGSPDLPPSSRILAAITEAVQNPANYGYPTSEGSLAFREAVAKWYQYRFGVELNPETEILTLMGSQDGLAHLALSLCDPGDVAIVPDPGYPIYSASLVLAGVEPYLLPLRAENQFLPRLQDIPDDVAAKAKFILLNYPSNPLSAVADRAFFEHLIAYAKKHELLIVHDLAYSEMAFDGYKPMSILEIEGAKEVAVEFHSLSKSFNMAGCRIAFLTGHADAVKALKTLKSNIDYGVFGAVQAAGIAALEEDMENDHSVSGIYEERRNAFISALHEAGWVITPPKATMFIWAPIPAGWTSRQISREMLFQTGVVVIPGDAFGAEGEGFVRIALVQEKARLVEAARRIGEWLHSLE from the coding sequence ATGACATTTACAGGATCAAGGCGGCTGCAGCAGCTAGGCTCAGCCATATTTTCCGAAGTAGCAGAATGGAAGCGCGAGGTTATGAACCAAGGGGTGGACGTCATAGATTTAGGTATAGGAAGTCCTGATCTTCCTCCTTCATCTCGCATTTTAGCTGCAATCACGGAAGCTGTACAGAACCCAGCCAATTATGGTTACCCGACATCCGAGGGAAGCTTAGCCTTCCGTGAAGCTGTTGCCAAATGGTATCAGTATCGATTCGGTGTTGAACTAAACCCAGAAACCGAAATTTTAACGTTAATGGGTTCTCAAGATGGTCTTGCTCACTTAGCGCTTTCCCTTTGTGATCCTGGGGATGTTGCCATTGTCCCTGATCCAGGTTACCCTATATATTCGGCAAGTCTCGTGCTTGCTGGCGTTGAACCGTATCTGCTGCCATTGCGAGCAGAGAATCAATTTCTACCCCGCTTACAGGACATCCCAGATGATGTGGCTGCGAAGGCAAAATTCATCCTGCTAAACTATCCAAGCAATCCGCTGTCTGCTGTTGCAGATCGTGCTTTCTTCGAGCATTTGATCGCTTATGCCAAGAAACACGAGTTGCTTATCGTACACGATCTTGCCTATTCCGAAATGGCTTTTGACGGATATAAGCCGATGAGCATTTTGGAAATTGAAGGCGCTAAGGAGGTTGCCGTTGAATTCCATTCCCTATCCAAAAGCTTCAATATGGCAGGCTGTCGCATCGCTTTCCTCACGGGGCATGCTGATGCGGTTAAAGCACTCAAAACATTGAAATCGAACATTGATTACGGCGTTTTTGGTGCTGTTCAGGCGGCTGGTATTGCAGCTTTAGAGGAGGATATGGAGAACGATCATTCTGTCTCAGGTATCTATGAGGAAAGGCGAAATGCTTTTATTTCGGCCTTGCACGAAGCAGGCTGGGTCATTACGCCGCCGAAAGCAACGATGTTTATTTGGGCTCCCATACCAGCAGGTTGGACGTCTCGACAAATTTCCCGGGAAATGCTTTTTCAGACAGGTGTCGTAGTCATTCCTGGTGACGCGTTTGGCGCAGAAGGGGAAGGCTTCGTCCGTATTGCGCTTGTGCAAGAGAAGGCTCGTTTAGTGGAGGCAGCAAGGCGCATCGGAGAATGGTTGCATTCCCTAGAATGA
- a CDS encoding site-2 protease family protein, producing the protein MDDKQKPARKKSPLAIGGFLAVLLSQGKLLVAALKFGKVGGAVISMFITIWAYAYLAPLPFAIGIVVMILIHELGHVLAAKMKGLPVSAPVFIPFLGALITMKKNPTDAVTEAFIGIGGPILGTVGGVAAFGLGVYLDSGVIVSVAYAAFYLNLFNLLPIHPLDGGRISTAVTRWLWLLGLIGGLIVIVYIDSYFSSKVIFFIIWAMFAWDLYKKYVRYRHKEERVTVATRFEFPANHLLQQSYMIPGENHTRDLDYRTYSELQGTGAGRQTLVMEWQGIGFEGQAYLPVQALVRKVQLVKVDRLEKEDGFYLGLHVQVEYTPLGIQEHYYDVPARTRWKFGAAYVALILFLLYMIRLVHGVGILS; encoded by the coding sequence ATGGATGACAAGCAGAAGCCTGCACGTAAAAAGTCACCATTAGCCATTGGCGGCTTCCTTGCCGTCCTCCTCTCACAAGGCAAGCTGCTTGTGGCTGCTTTGAAATTTGGCAAAGTAGGCGGCGCCGTGATCTCTATGTTCATTACGATCTGGGCTTATGCGTACTTGGCTCCCCTGCCATTTGCAATTGGCATCGTGGTGATGATTCTCATTCATGAACTGGGTCACGTGCTTGCAGCCAAAATGAAAGGGCTTCCCGTTTCGGCTCCTGTATTTATACCCTTTCTGGGTGCCCTGATTACAATGAAAAAGAATCCGACGGATGCTGTCACAGAAGCTTTTATTGGCATTGGAGGGCCGATTTTGGGAACCGTAGGCGGCGTTGCGGCCTTCGGTCTCGGTGTATATTTGGATTCGGGCGTGATCGTATCAGTTGCGTATGCTGCATTTTATCTAAATCTATTTAATTTACTGCCAATTCATCCCTTGGATGGGGGGAGAATTTCGACGGCGGTAACACGTTGGTTATGGTTGCTTGGTTTGATTGGCGGGCTCATCGTCATTGTGTACATCGATAGTTATTTTTCGAGTAAGGTTATTTTCTTCATCATCTGGGCGATGTTTGCCTGGGATTTGTACAAGAAATATGTGAGATATCGTCACAAGGAAGAACGCGTTACAGTAGCAACACGATTTGAGTTCCCAGCCAATCATTTGTTGCAGCAAAGCTACATGATCCCTGGAGAGAACCACACGCGAGATTTGGACTATAGGACGTATTCGGAGCTGCAAGGTACAGGGGCAGGCCGCCAAACATTAGTCATGGAATGGCAAGGGATTGGATTTGAGGGACAAGCTTATCTGCCTGTGCAGGCGCTCGTTAGGAAAGTTCAATTAGTGAAAGTCGATCGATTGGAAAAAGAGGATGGATTTTATTTGGGACTGCATGTCCAAGTGGAATATACGCCCCTAGGCATCCAAGAACACTATTATGACGTTCCTGCGAGAACAAGATGGAAATTCGGTGCTGCGTATGTAGCCCTAATTTTGTTCTTACTTTATATGATCAGACTTGTGCATGGAGTCGGGATCCTATCTTAA
- a CDS encoding arsenate reductase family protein, producing MGVKVYGYDKCGTCRSTVKWLKAHNIDITDQVPLFETPPSSAELAELLTLSGVGIKKFFNTSGEVYKEMNLKDKLPSMTQEEMLTLLASNGRLIKRPIVTDGHKVTLGFKEDVFEDVWAKG from the coding sequence ATGGGTGTGAAAGTGTATGGTTATGATAAATGCGGGACATGTCGCAGCACAGTAAAGTGGCTCAAAGCTCATAATATAGACATCACGGATCAAGTCCCTTTATTTGAAACACCGCCTTCATCTGCGGAACTAGCGGAGTTGCTGACATTGAGCGGTGTTGGCATTAAGAAGTTTTTTAATACATCTGGCGAAGTGTACAAAGAGATGAATTTGAAAGACAAGCTGCCGTCGATGACGCAAGAGGAGATGCTGACCTTGCTAGCCTCTAACGGAAGGTTAATTAAGCGTCCCATTGTAACAGATGGACATAAAGTAACCCTCGGCTTCAAGGAAGATGTATTTGAGGACGTTTGGGCGAAAGGGTGA
- a CDS encoding RluA family pseudouridine synthase produces MSYYEPLVYVVPPEEEGFILKTVLQKRLMVSRKLLSRIKLTERGITVNGERQYINIKVKAGDRVEIRMEEEQSEDILPQDLPLHILHEDEHLLILAKDAGIIVHPTHGHYTNTIANGVVYHWQQAGITCRFRPVHRLDQETSGVLAIAKTPYVHQQISEQMIEHLVKKVYLAFVWGTVAAPRGTINEPIDRDPDQPHVRIVRPDGYSAVTHYEVAQQFSQAALVRIWLETGRTHQIRVHMRHLGHPLLGDKMYKLDQYDELAAELEASGCLQRQALHAYQLGFVHPGTREWTEYRAPLPEDLTRLEEWLMNRG; encoded by the coding sequence GAGGAAGAGGGCTTTATTCTGAAAACGGTGCTGCAAAAAAGATTGATGGTTTCCCGCAAACTGTTATCCCGTATCAAATTGACCGAACGAGGGATTACGGTAAACGGGGAGAGGCAGTACATTAATATCAAAGTCAAGGCTGGCGACCGTGTCGAAATTCGCATGGAGGAGGAGCAGTCTGAGGACATTTTGCCTCAGGATCTCCCTCTTCATATTCTGCACGAGGACGAGCATCTGCTGATTCTCGCTAAGGATGCGGGGATCATCGTTCATCCGACACACGGCCATTATACGAATACGATTGCGAATGGCGTTGTGTATCATTGGCAGCAAGCGGGCATTACGTGCCGTTTCCGGCCTGTGCATCGCCTCGATCAGGAAACTTCAGGTGTCCTGGCGATCGCGAAGACGCCTTATGTTCACCAGCAAATTTCGGAACAGATGATCGAGCATCTTGTGAAAAAAGTGTACCTAGCCTTCGTGTGGGGAACGGTAGCAGCGCCAAGGGGAACAATCAATGAGCCCATTGACCGTGATCCCGATCAACCGCATGTGCGTATCGTTCGTCCAGATGGGTATTCGGCGGTTACGCATTATGAGGTCGCTCAGCAATTCTCGCAGGCGGCGCTCGTTCGCATCTGGCTGGAAACGGGACGCACGCACCAGATACGTGTGCACATGCGTCATTTAGGTCATCCGTTGCTTGGAGATAAAATGTATAAGCTGGACCAATACGATGAACTCGCAGCTGAACTTGAGGCCAGTGGTTGTTTGCAACGGCAGGCGCTGCATGCTTATCAACTGGGCTTTGTGCATCCAGGAACGCGGGAATGGACGGAGTATCGTGCCCCTTTGCCTGAAGATTTGACTCGACTTGAGGAGTGGCTAATGAATAGAGGGTGA